A genomic segment from Scomber japonicus isolate fScoJap1 chromosome 11, fScoJap1.pri, whole genome shotgun sequence encodes:
- the LOC128368166 gene encoding transmembrane protein 50B has protein sequence MAGFLDNFRWPECECIDWGERRNAVASIVAGVLFFTGWWIMIDAAVTYPNPEKMNHAFHTCGVFSTIAFFMINAVSNGQVRGDTYGEGCLGRTGARLWLFIGFMMMFGSLIASIWILFGAYVVPKKEVAPGLAVFFQNAFIFFSTLIYKFGRTEDLWG, from the exons ATGGCGGGATTTCTGGACAACTTCCGCTGGCCGGAGTGTGAATGCATCGActggggagagaggaggaacgcTGTGGCCTCTATCGTAGCAGGAGTGCTG ttCTTCACAGGCTGGTGGATCATGATCGACGCGGCGGTGACGTATCCCAACCCGGAGAAGATGAACCACGCCTTCCACACATGTGGCGTCTTCTCCACCATCGCGTTCTTCAT GATCAATGCTGTTTCTAACGGTCAGGTGAGAGGAGACACGTACGGGGAAGGCTGCCTCGgcaggacag gagcTCGTCTCTGGCTGTTTATCGGCTTCATGATGATGTTCGGCTCGCTCATCGCCTCCATCTGGATCCTGTTCGGTGCCTACGTCGTGCCCA AGAAAGAAGTGGCACCGGGACTCGCTGTGTTTTTTCAGAATGCCTTCATCTTTTTTAG caCTTTGATCTACAAGTTTGGCCGGACTGAAGATTTATGGGGTTaa
- the ifngr2 gene encoding interferon gamma receptor 2 produces the protein MFCILTLLLWIYVDQALTETLPPPPQDVHADNWLLKWSPATEDRDVTYTVQYRPRYDLEEQEWKNVPSCVQTPSNSCNVTFTRDEEEKHRCVMLRVRAKRLGLKSVQVDACSKHGDLCTPNVSLSAHRGSLTVNLSGNSKMYEENAAHIKYNIYYGKEGETLKEYMRQTSSVTIPDLEEGQRYCVRVQYLLYGDAVGMSSCPICEEIPKTKPQESKLKEAIIVPVVAMSTILAVVILSYVLIYKRKKIKQYLQPPYEIPSDFLLDDVPTPTSTCRPQEEIYDTISVMTPLEVRGQRRPS, from the exons ATGTTTTGTATCTTAACGTTACTGTTGTGGATTTACGTCGACCAAG CGCTGACTGAAACGCTGCCGCCACCGCCGCAGGACGTCCACGCTGATAACTGGCTGCTGAAATGGAGTCCGGCCACCGAGGACAGAGATGTCACCTACACCGTCCAGTACAGACCACG CTATGACTTAGAGGAACAGGAGTGGAAGAACGTGCCGTCCTGCGTTCAGACGCCTTCGAATTCCTGCAATGTCACTTTCACCAGAGACGAGGAGGAGAAACACCGATGCGTGATGCTGAGAGTGCGAGCGAAGAGACTCGGGCTGAAGTCTGTGCAGGTTGACGCCTGCAGCAAACACG GTGACTTGTGCACGCCTAATGTCAGCCTGTCGGCGCATCGAGGATCTCTGACCGTTAATCTGAGCGGGAACAGCAAGATGTACGAAGAAAATGCCGCacacataaaatacaacatttactatgggaaggagggagagaccCTGAAG GAATACATGAGGCAGACATCCTCGGTGACCATTCctgacctggaggagggacAGCGGTACTGCGTCAGAGTCCAGTACCTGTTGTATGGAGATGCTGTCGGCATGAGCAGCTGCCCAATATGTGAAGAAATCCCCAAGACCA agccCCAAGAATCCAAACTAAAAGAGGCAATAATCGTCCCTGTTGTGGCCATGAGCACCATCCTTGCTGTGGTTATCCTCTCATATGTCCTCATCTACAAACGGAAGAAAATCAAACAGTATCTGCAACCACCGTACGAGATCCCATCTGAC TTCCTCCTCGATGATGTTCCCACCCCCACCAGCACCTGCAGACCTCAGGAGGAGATCTATGACACCATCTCTGTTATGACTCCACTGGAGGTCAGAGGACAGCGAAGGCCCTCGTGA